The window GACGTTTCTTAACTACTCAACATtccaccccatacatcataactAGTCGTATAATTGTTCTacagaattttcctttaagctttaaaagaatGCATCGGACATAACACTCTAACCACATCTCTCCACTTCAaacatcctattttaattctctgtgtaACATCATACTCTGTCAccttccttatttatgattgaaccaaggaacctaaaataatcactttgtagAATCTCTCTTTCATCCATATTCACCGCCTTACTATCCATCCTAGTATGATTAAGGTTACACACAacatactccgtcttcgttctacttatctaaCATTTTGATTCCTAGGTTAATCTCCAAACCTCCAACTTGGTGTGGGCACAATGTTGAGATGttggttgaaatttgacaagtggaTTACCCATGAACTCTATCTATTCCAGTCAAATTGGCCATTTCAGCTCTCCACAGGATACATCTCCAATGCAATTTCTAGGTGTGCTCAAGCTAGAAAAATTTTGCCTTAAAACTACTATAGACATAGACACTCGACAgaaaaactaaaaggaaaatagaaaaagcATAGGCATAAGCAACTGAGAGGTGTTACAGATATTGAAACTTCAAAAGACCATTACAGAATGGGAATAGTATGTGCTGAATAATATATTTTAGGCAGCCCACGAAATGTTGgctaatcttattaaacaaacTTTACCCAGAACTTTAGCAAGAATGCTTGCTGAGGAAAGTTGCGATGAGCTGGTTCACCTGGTCTGGAAATTGCTCCTGAACGAAATGTGTTCCCTCAGGCAAGAAAGTGATCTCCAAATCAGGGACAAAATCTTTCACCTTTCCACTCCTCACGTAGTCCTCCATTCCTGGGACTTTGAGGAAATAGTCCTTTCCGCCCATGATCAGCAGTGCTGGTACTTTAACTCTTGGATCTTTTGAGCTCAAGTCCTCTTGCAAGGTCCTACAGAAAGTTTTAGATAATTATACAAGGGGCGGGAAAGGGTATTCTGAACCTAATTCCTATGCTTACTCACAAAaaacttttttattattttttcccttttcttgaaaaaaaaaaaaaattaaaaactgctTATGTGAATAGGCGTAGGAAACGCCTTAGGTTTAGAGAGACTTTTCCCTTGTACAAATATATAGTTCTTGAAACAAATAACATGCCTATTTAACAATGTGTTGTGTCACCCTATGGTTCTTCAAACACATAcatatttatacatatttaaTAATAATGTGATGTGTCACCATATTAGTGCTGTGTTCTAATAAGATGTCTACTTTTATtcaataaaagaggaaagaaaaggagaagtaAGGTCTCAACGTTTCTGTGGGGATGAAAGGATGACACAGAAGAAGAATTGGATACCTATATGGTACTTGCAATGGAAAACGGAATCCAGACTTTTCATATAATGTTACATACGCTGCAAGATCTTCCTCAGTGAACCATGGAGGCAGAGGGGTAGACGGATCCACCAAGTCCATGATCTCCTGATTCTCACTTGCTATTGGTAGTTCGCTTCCTGAGAAAAGAATGTAGATGTTTCGCACCACCGTCTTAACATCGAAGCGACCAAAATCTGCTTCGGCTCTTCCAGGTTCCTAAAATATGGAACACAGAAATTAatactgtctctctctcttcttttttttccttcttctcttttaaacCTAAATTAGCTTGGGCAATCTTGACATCTCTGACCATAATCAGAGAATGGTTGTTGGAAGTGTTCCACTGAGGCACATTATTTAATAGAGGCATTGAACCTTGGCTTAGAGATGAATGCTCTTGTATTACAAGCTAGGCCTTGTTGAAATTTCTGACAACCATTCACCGGTCCGGTTTGAAGGTATCACTGAGGAAAGAAACTAAACATTGCTAATGTCAATAGCTCATGGTGATGTCATTCTTCTCAATGCTTAGTCAACAATATAGCAACTGTTCATACATAATCAGCTTAACATTGAACCAGAAGGTATCGTAAGGGGTATTTTGTTCCTGAATCCTGAGCCCTGAGCCCTCTATGTTTTGCTATGTTTGTTCTGGACACACTCAATTGGTTCTGATTACTGCTTGGAGAAAGTAAATTAGAATGAACATGACGTGTTACCTTCCATCTCAAAATGTAGAAGCCTTCAGGAAGCTGGCTAAATAATGAAGATGGTGAAGAGGGAACATATGGAATCCCCATTGTTACCACTCCTGAGACCCTCTCCGGGAAGAGAACTGCAAACAAATTGGCAGGAAGGACTCCAAAATCTTTCCCAATGAGGAAAGCCTGGCGTCATAGTTGAGATAAATTGCATATCAATTAGATTTCTTTTTGAATTTCAAGCAATGAAAAAACAATAGAACACTAATGTACAGTTCAAACACAACATGACAGTACACACCATTAAAGGATCATGTTTTACCACAACTAATGTGAGCAATAAATCTATCCATATGTATAAAAGGCTTATTTTATCTCATGATTAATAAGTTGTTGGGTAATTTTGGTCCAGGTAAAAGCTGCATTCTCGTGGGCACCTGCTAGGCAGCATCAGTTTCACATTTATCCTCGACGATTTTGATAACCATTATCTCTTTGTTAGGAACAGCTCATCAATATTGATGAAATGAATAATCTAAGTAGTTAGAAGAGCAGACAATCACGAATAAACCAGATTCAGACTCTTTACTGTTGATGATTCTATTGAGGTTAGTCCAGTAATCTACACATAGCTTGGGTATCTCAGAGCGGAGCCAAAATTGTATTCCAGTATTAAACTTCTCTTTATCACCCCCTCAATTCCACTTTTGATCCTACATTTCTAGAAAGCAGAGACGGATCAGATGAATCACTGCAAAGTCTGATTCACTTAAGCAAGTTTTCTGGTGAAAATCATATTAGCATTTTTCTTGGGTGCATACTTCTCTTGCTATTACCAATAAGATGAAGATGTGCTAATGGCTCCCACCAAAGCCCATGATCAGCCACTGAAGAGCGTTTAAAAAAAGTAAGAGGAACTTTGCATAGCTGAACCACATCAAATATACAATCAAGGTCATTTACAGGGCAAGAAGAGTATATTTGAAGGgataaaaatactaaaagacTGATACATGAAATTATTCAGTTTGCTTAAAAAATGATAGGATATGTAATATGAATGATTAATAATTTAGGATCTAGGGTCTTCCTGCAGAAACCCGCTTCCTATTCGCTCTCCCCAACAAAACCCAAGGCGAAAATTAAACTGAATAGAATTAAATTTGTATATTTCAAAACTGAAATGAGATACCTTAGGAATGGAGAAGGAGTCGAGAATGGCAAGGAGATCTTCAATGAGGTCTTTGAATGAGGCCTTCTCAGGTTCATGGGGCTGCTGGGAGAGGCCGTAACCTCTGAAATCAGGTGCCAGTGCCCTGAATCCGGCATTGGCAACGGCGATCATCTGGTGCCGCCACGAATACCAGATCTCCGGGAACCCATGCAAGAACACCACCACTGACGGCCCTGTAAGTTTCAGTTTGTCAGTCAGTATAGCTAAGTACAGCGTGAATCCAATAAGagtgactttttttttgggggagggagATTGGGgttgggtttgaaatttgaatccAGAAAAACGAAATGAAATTCATTGAATCCCAACCGGTTCCTATCTCGGCGATATGAAGCTTCAGCCCTCTAACATCAATGTATTTGTGCTCTATCTGATCCATCTTGGGTCTTGGACTATTTTCGAGCAAGCAAactagaaagaaagagagacagagggggggaagagagaagctCCTCCTCTCCCTGGTTGAAGTGGTTTAAGTCATGACTGAAACTTTCCGATACCAGAAGAAAAGTCAAAAGCCACGGACCTACCAGTTGAACATATTGTAAAGAAGCCAATGAGATGagagattttcttttgttttttggtagaaatgaGGTGAGAGACTAAGTCAAGCGATGGGATGGGATATGGGAGCGTTGGATATTTTCTGGTAAAGAGGGTTAGATATTATCACATTCATTTGATGTGCATCTATCAAATtctatttaatttgattaaattaattatacaTTTTGAGTAAATTTTACAACCTCTCTTATATTAAACCTTAATTATACGGACCTCCTCTGTATTTCTAACAATTATTCAGACTATCTCTATTTTTCAAACTTTATTAAAAGCACCCCCTAGCTGTTAGTGATTTACAGCTAGTTTACGACTGAATGTGCAAATAAACCTTTAattgacaattctaccct is drawn from Telopea speciosissima isolate NSW1024214 ecotype Mountain lineage chromosome 1, Tspe_v1, whole genome shotgun sequence and contains these coding sequences:
- the LOC122648841 gene encoding bifunctional epoxide hydrolase 2-like, which gives rise to MDQIEHKYIDVRGLKLHIAEIGTGPSVVVFLHGFPEIWYSWRHQMIAVANAGFRALAPDFRGYGLSQQPHEPEKASFKDLIEDLLAILDSFSIPKAFLIGKDFGVLPANLFAVLFPERVSGVVTMGIPYVPSSPSSLFSQLPEGFYILRWKEPGRAEADFGRFDVKTVVRNIYILFSGSELPIASENQEIMDLVDPSTPLPPWFTEEDLAAYVTLYEKSGFRFPLQVPYRTLQEDLSSKDPRVKVPALLIMGGKDYFLKVPGMEDYVRSGKVKDFVPDLEITFLPEGTHFVQEQFPDQVNQLIATFLSKHSC